A region of Ornithodoros turicata isolate Travis chromosome 5, ASM3712646v1, whole genome shotgun sequence DNA encodes the following proteins:
- the LOC135395272 gene encoding solute carrier family 22 member 13-like, whose amino-acid sequence MSKPISPASHGDKRKDKPSDSVSPALTLDTGFPGGTPGASTSPAASTNRPRALSPDKPKKRRRSPREKAVSPGKASKSHPKPIPSAKSSLQDNCTSPVILEKLPVPSTDSPVAASKQPEERSSTMPVAETATANSLEKEPFKKHMSINISPDEQTAMTEKMTQEPLPGHGTDFGPTQEKTVAHTVVEDPAQQATVEVQAAVEEPVLQDIMAQPVAQSGVEAPVQQHVVEEPVVQAVVEDLQVLPRKGTLFAARSSMKKQASGIQNTGAKDSVATPHRKPLFSLQSPESNFLCPAPIRTAPVPVPYEARESPQQRGNSNVEDNNLSDPTIVLGHGCYQRMALFCSQLAGFVFLTQHMAVILTTAYTDHWCKPPPEFADVSLDEWKNRSIPRGPDGALSHCLVYDPPLPSPSVNRTTRRCSQWVFDKADNHETLQSRWGLVCEWSNLVVVQQTIYMSGAMAAVPVAGMVSDRIGRRPVIYMAVFITLFAGFTTCFAKSFTVYVAARFLLSGATASIRIMTFILLFEITTPELRLFNCVLVQAGLVAAVIFIHTLRRLHLSMNWVEIILLIPAACLICTGCMLQESPRWLLATNDYKAAEVTLMRAAALNGVRCEEAQVRWKRLIQNIRNSEETSTMTLPSGILQLVRSETLRERTLILFACWASSVLTFYQLLLYINQEASLTGQFLSVLAQAPAPAISFLLMEKVGRRQPFYVSLMAGGLLMVVLLLLLLSQMKGLLFDVVIVATNLVANAVMSIIYVYTLELYPTTLRSAGISACFLFGRIGGVLVVPLTDVAGSTHRSVSYLVPGILNVISGAFAMRLTETRKLQVVNSVGELEKQMERMRLLELETNPIRGKRRRWRK is encoded by the exons ATGAGCAAGCCAATCAGCCCGGCATCTCATGGTGATAAGCGAAAGGACAAGCCTTCCGATTCAGTATCACCGGCCCTGACGCTCGATACTGGGTTTCCGGGTGGTACACCAGGGGCATCAACATCTCCTGCTGCTTCTACGAACCGCCCACGAGCGCTGTCACCAGACAAACCCAAGAAGAGAAGGAGATCACCGCGAGAAAAAGCAGTCAGCCCAGGTAAAGCTTCAAAATCCCATCCCAAGCCAATCCCATCTGCAAAGAGTTCCCTACAGGACAATTGCACCAGTCCTGTGATACTCGAGAAGCTTCCTGTACCTTCAACTGACAGCCCAGTTGCAGCTAGCAAGCAACCAGAAGAACGTTCATCCACCATGCCTGTTGCAGAAACAGCAACTGCCAATTCATTGGAGAAAGAACCATTCAAGAAGCACATGAGTATCAATATCTCACCAGACGAGCAAACTGCCATGACAGAAAAAATGACACAAGAACCGCTCCCTGGCCATGGCACCGATTTTGGGCCAACTCAGGAAAAAACTGTGGCGCACACCGTTGTGGAAGACCCCGCCCAGCAAGCCACTGTGGAAGTGCAAGCCGCCGTGGAAGAACCGGTACTGCAAGACATCATGGCACAACCCGTAGCGCAATCCGGCGTGGAAGCACCCGTACAGCAACACGTCGTTGAAGAGCCCGTAGTGCAAGCTGTTGTGGAAGACTTGCAAGTCCTTCCTCGCAAAGGGACGCTTTTTGCTGCACGATCTTCCATGAAGAAGCAGGCGTCGGGGATCCAAAATACCGGAGCAAAAGATTCAGTAGCAACGCCACATCGAAAGCCACTGTTTAGCCTGCAGTCACCTGAAAGTAATTTTCTTTGTCCCGCACCCATTCGCACGGCTCCTGTTCCTGTTCCATATGAGGCCAGGGAAAGCCCACAACAGCGGGGTAATAGCAACGTCGAGGATAACAATTTATCGGACCCCACCATCGTACTCGGGCATGGCTGCTACCAGAGAATGGCCTTGTTCTGCAGTCAGCTTGCTGGATTCGTCTTCCTCACCCAGCATATGGCTGTAATTTTAACGACAGCTTACACGGACCACTGGTGCAAGCCCCCTCCGGAGTTCGCAGACGTCAGCCTGGATGAGTGGAAGAACAGGAGTATCCCCCGAGGTCCTGATGGGGCCCTCAGCCATTGCTTGGTGTATGACCCTCCTTTACCATCCCCATCTGTGAATAG GACTACTCGACGCTGCTCTCAATGGGTGTTTGACAAAGCCGACAATCACGAAACACTGCAGAGCCGCTGGGGTCTGGTATGCGAATGGAGCAACCTGGTCGTCGTCCAACAAACGATCTACATGAGTGGAGCCATGGCCGCCGTTCCTGTAGCTGGGATGGTGTCTGATCGAATCGGCAGGAGGCCAGTCATCTACATGGCCGTTTTCATCACGCTTTTTGCTGGATTTACTACTTGTTTTGCAAAGAGCTTCACCGTCTATGTTGCCGCCCGTTTCCTCTTGTCTGGAGCAACGGCGTCCATTCGCATCATGACGTTCATCCTATTATTCGAAATCACAACACCAGAGCTCCGTTTGTTCAACTGCGTCCTAGTTCAAGCCGGATTGGTGGCTGCCGTGATATTTATACATACACTGAGAAGGTTGCATCTCAGCATGAACTGGGTCGAAATCATTCTGCTTATTCCAGCAGCGTGCCTTATCTGCACTGGTTGTATGCTGCAAGAATCTCCCCGCTGGCTGCTTGCCACGAACGACTACAAGGCGGCAGAGGTCACGCTGATGAGGGCCGCAGCGTTAAACGGTGTCAGGTGTGAAGAAGCCCAAGTTCGCTGGAAGCGTTTGATCCAGAACATCCGGAACTCGGAAGAAACTTCCACAATGACGCTACCCAGCGGTATTCTACAGCTGGTGAGATCAGAGACGCTCAGGGAACGCACACTAATTCTTTTCGCCTGCTGGGCATCCAGCGTCCTCACTTTCTACCAATTGCTGCTCTACATAAACCAAGAAGCGTCACTAACGGGACAATTCCTAAGCGTCCTGGCACAAGCTCCTGCTCCAGCGATTTCTTTCCTACTAATGGAGAAAGTGGGACGACGTCAGCCATTTTATGTCTCATTGATGGCCGGTGGATTGCTCATGGTCGTTCTACTATTGCTTCTGCTTTCGCAAATGAAGGGATTACTCTTCGACGTCGTCATCGTAGCGACGAACCTAGTCGCCAACGCCGTGATGTCAATAATTTATGTTTACACTCTAGAACTCTATCCTACTACACTGCGGAGTGCAGGGATATCTGCGTGTTTTCTGTTCGGCAGAATAGGAGGTGTTCTGGTTGTCCCACTAACCGACGTTGCTGGGTCTACGCATAGGAGCGTGTCGTATCTTGTGCCTGGAATCCTGAACGTGATCAGCGGTGCGTTTGCGATGAGGCTCACGGAAACTCGAAAGTTGCAGGTCGTTAACAGTGTCGGCGAACTGGAGAAGCAGATGGAAAGGATGAGATTGCTGGAGCTCGAGACTAACCCAATTAGGGGCAAACGTCGCAGGTGGAGGAAATGA